A portion of the Punica granatum isolate Tunisia-2019 chromosome 7, ASM765513v2, whole genome shotgun sequence genome contains these proteins:
- the LOC116213665 gene encoding cysteine synthase 2 isoform X1 yields MAAARATVAVVATVSVAALSYFLCDFLSQKTQLPRSTKKKKKRQLGTRSGVIGAIGNTPLIRINSLSDATGCEILGKCEFLNPGGSVKDRVAVKIIEELVVQALESGKLVRGGVVTEGSAGSTAISLATVAPAYGCKCHVVIPDDAAIEKSQILEALGATVEKVRPVSITHRDHYVNIARRWAAEANELAAKHPKINQGNGEMSEEVNGFHPDEGRPAAVILNDCKGGLFADQFENLANFRAHYEGTGPEIWEQTDGSLDAFVAAAGTGGTVAGVSRFLQDKNPNIKCYLVDPPGSSLFNKVTRGVMYTKEEAEGKRLKNPFDTVTEGIGINRLTENFSMATLDGAFRGTDMEAVEMSRYLLKNDGLFLGSSSAMNCVGAVRMAQLLGPGHTIVTILCDNGMRHLSKFYNDEYLSRFNLKPSAVGLEFLGIK; encoded by the exons ATGGCGGCGGCCAGAGCCACGGTCGCCGTCGTGGCCACCGTCTCCGTGGCTGCTCTCTCGTACTTCCTCTGCGACTTCCTCTCCCAGAAGACCCAGCTGCCACGATcgacaaagaagaagaagaagaggcagCTCGGCACCAGAAGTGGGGTCATTGGCGCCATTGGGAACACTCCGTTGATTCGCATCAACAGCCTCTCCGACGCCACCGGCTGCGAG ATTCTTGGGAAGTGCGAGTTCTTGAACCCAGGGGGCAGTGTGAAAGATAGAGTTGCTGTGAAGATTATTGAAGAG TTGGTTGTGCAGGCTTTGGAATCGGGGAAGCTAGTTAGAGGGGGAGTGGTCACTGAAGGAAGTGCTGGAAGCACAGCTATTAGCCTCGCAACAGTGGCTCCTGCCTACGGGTGCAAATGCCATGTGGTTATTCCAGATGATGCTGCCATTGAAAAG TCTCAAATTCTCGAAGCCCTCGGAGCTACAGTCGAAAAGGTAAGGCCGGTCTCAATCACACATAGAGATCACTATGTCAACATTGCAAGGAGATGGGCAGCGGAAGCTAATGAACTGGCAGCAAAGCATCCAAAAATCAATCAGGGGAATGGTGAAATGTCAGAGGAGGTCAATGGGTTTCATCCTGATGAAGGAAGGCCGGCTGCTGTCATCTTGAATGATTGTAAAGGTGGATTATTTGCCGATCAATTTGAAAACCTAGCGAACTTCAGGGCCCACTACGAAGGCACCGGGCCTGAGATATGGGAACAGACAGATGGTAGTCTAGATGCATTTGTGGCTGCTGCAGGCACTGGTGGGACTGTTGCAGGTGTTTCGAGATTTCTGCAG GATAAAAACCCAAACATCAAGTGCTACCTTGTAGATCCGCCAGGTTCTAGTCTCTTTAACAAGGTGACAAGGGGAGTGATGTACACTAAAGAGGAGGCAGAGGGAAAAAGGCTCAAGAACCCTTTTGATACCGTGACTGAAGGAATAGGAATTAACAGGCTCACGGAGAACTTCTCAATGGCGACACTTGATGGGGCTTTTCGTGGGACGGACATGGAGGCTGTTGAGATGTCGAG GTATCTGTTGAAGAATGATGGACTCTTCCTCGGGAGTTCTTCAGCAATGAACTGTGTTGGAGCTGTGAGGATGGCACAGTTGCTGGGCCCAGGCCATACGATTGTTACCATTCTGTGTGACAACGGAATGAGGCATCTGAGCAAGTTCTACAATGATGAATACTTATCGAGGTTCAATTTGAAACCAAGTGCAGTTGGGTTAGAGTTTCTCGGCATCAAATAA
- the LOC116213665 gene encoding cysteine synthase 2 isoform X2: MAAARATVAVVATVSVAALSYFLCDFLSQKTQLPRSTKKKKKRQLGTRSGVIGAIGNTPLIRINSLSDATGCEILGKCEFLNPGGSVKDRVAVKIIEEALESGKLVRGGVVTEGSAGSTAISLATVAPAYGCKCHVVIPDDAAIEKSQILEALGATVEKVRPVSITHRDHYVNIARRWAAEANELAAKHPKINQGNGEMSEEVNGFHPDEGRPAAVILNDCKGGLFADQFENLANFRAHYEGTGPEIWEQTDGSLDAFVAAAGTGGTVAGVSRFLQDKNPNIKCYLVDPPGSSLFNKVTRGVMYTKEEAEGKRLKNPFDTVTEGIGINRLTENFSMATLDGAFRGTDMEAVEMSRYLLKNDGLFLGSSSAMNCVGAVRMAQLLGPGHTIVTILCDNGMRHLSKFYNDEYLSRFNLKPSAVGLEFLGIK, encoded by the exons ATGGCGGCGGCCAGAGCCACGGTCGCCGTCGTGGCCACCGTCTCCGTGGCTGCTCTCTCGTACTTCCTCTGCGACTTCCTCTCCCAGAAGACCCAGCTGCCACGATcgacaaagaagaagaagaagaggcagCTCGGCACCAGAAGTGGGGTCATTGGCGCCATTGGGAACACTCCGTTGATTCGCATCAACAGCCTCTCCGACGCCACCGGCTGCGAG ATTCTTGGGAAGTGCGAGTTCTTGAACCCAGGGGGCAGTGTGAAAGATAGAGTTGCTGTGAAGATTATTGAAGAG GCTTTGGAATCGGGGAAGCTAGTTAGAGGGGGAGTGGTCACTGAAGGAAGTGCTGGAAGCACAGCTATTAGCCTCGCAACAGTGGCTCCTGCCTACGGGTGCAAATGCCATGTGGTTATTCCAGATGATGCTGCCATTGAAAAG TCTCAAATTCTCGAAGCCCTCGGAGCTACAGTCGAAAAGGTAAGGCCGGTCTCAATCACACATAGAGATCACTATGTCAACATTGCAAGGAGATGGGCAGCGGAAGCTAATGAACTGGCAGCAAAGCATCCAAAAATCAATCAGGGGAATGGTGAAATGTCAGAGGAGGTCAATGGGTTTCATCCTGATGAAGGAAGGCCGGCTGCTGTCATCTTGAATGATTGTAAAGGTGGATTATTTGCCGATCAATTTGAAAACCTAGCGAACTTCAGGGCCCACTACGAAGGCACCGGGCCTGAGATATGGGAACAGACAGATGGTAGTCTAGATGCATTTGTGGCTGCTGCAGGCACTGGTGGGACTGTTGCAGGTGTTTCGAGATTTCTGCAG GATAAAAACCCAAACATCAAGTGCTACCTTGTAGATCCGCCAGGTTCTAGTCTCTTTAACAAGGTGACAAGGGGAGTGATGTACACTAAAGAGGAGGCAGAGGGAAAAAGGCTCAAGAACCCTTTTGATACCGTGACTGAAGGAATAGGAATTAACAGGCTCACGGAGAACTTCTCAATGGCGACACTTGATGGGGCTTTTCGTGGGACGGACATGGAGGCTGTTGAGATGTCGAG GTATCTGTTGAAGAATGATGGACTCTTCCTCGGGAGTTCTTCAGCAATGAACTGTGTTGGAGCTGTGAGGATGGCACAGTTGCTGGGCCCAGGCCATACGATTGTTACCATTCTGTGTGACAACGGAATGAGGCATCTGAGCAAGTTCTACAATGATGAATACTTATCGAGGTTCAATTTGAAACCAAGTGCAGTTGGGTTAGAGTTTCTCGGCATCAAATAA
- the LOC116213666 gene encoding uncharacterized protein LOC116213666 has translation MAIPAAILKYRLHILVAVILSLSLLGLVLLAPRFVTLLAYFWPLFLSTALFLVAVVFFGKTSPPTPDKAGEGLLDYVAGDPDPVVAEPIVHNLKPDDLGQHQQDEAAAVPAEDNY, from the coding sequence ATGGCGATCCCGGCGGCCATCCTCAAGTACAGGCTCCACATCCTCGTCGCGGTCATCCTCTCCCTCTCGCTCCTCGGCCTCGTCCTCCTGGCCCCCAGATTCGTCACCCTCCTCGCCTACTTCTGGCCCCTCTTCCTCTCCACCGCCCTCTTCCTCGTCGCCGTCGTCTTCTTCGGCAAGACCTCGCCCCCGACTCCCGACAAGGCCGGCGAGGGCCTCCTCGACTACGTCGCCGGGGATCCCGACCCCGTAGTCGCCGAACCAATAGTACACAACCTCAAGCCCGACGACCTGGGCCAACACCAACAAGACGAAGCCGCCGCCGTCCCCGCCGAGGATAATTATTAG